ACTTCCGCAAGCGATGCAAGAAAAGGGTTTTGAGATCCGGATCTTAATGCCGCGTTTTGGGAATATCAATGAGCGTAGAAATAGATTACATGAGGTTATTCGTCTTTCAGGCCTGAACATTGTTGTGGATAATAATGATAATCCGCTAATTATTAAAGTTGCTTCATTACCTGCGGCCCGGATGCAGGTGTATTTCTTGGATAATGAAGACTACTTTCAGCGTAAAAAAGTTTTTAGTGATGAGCATGGCGAGTTCTTTGCAGACAACAATGAGCGTTCGGTGTTCTTCTGTAAAGGAGCGTTGGAAACTGTGAAGAAATTAGGTTGGTCCCCAGATGTAGTGCACTGTCATGGATGGTTCTCTGCGTTGGTACCGGCGTATGTCAAGACGACTTATAAAGACGATCCGACATTCAAGGATGCAAAAGTAATGTACTCTTTGTTCAATGAAGAGTTTAAAAGTACACTAGGTACGAAGTATGCGGAAATGGCACCAGAGGGTTCATTCAAAGCTGAGGATGCGCAGGTGTACGGTGATGGTAGCTATGAGGCTATCTATAAAGGTGCTTTGCATTTTACCGATATGGTCGTTGTTGCGGATCAAAATGTCAATACCGAAATAGTTGATTTTGCAAGATCAAAAGATATTCAGGTTTTTGAGCCCAACGGCGATCAAGACTATGATGCCTTTGGAGAAGTATATGATCAATTTGCGCCGGAAGAAGTAGAAGCGTAGGCTGTACTTTTTGAAGCGTTTCAAAAAACAATAAAAAAAGGTTATTTCAAAAAATAGCCTTTTTTTATTACGCAGGTTTTCATTAAGTCGAATTGCTATTTGAGTGACTTTCTTCGCAATGCCTCCTCCCTAAATCATTTGTAACAATAAATATAGCTGCGAATTGTTATCTTCGCAATAATCTGTCATTAGGTTTGTATGTTGATACGTGGAGATCTCGGAGAAGATGTCCTAAGTTTGATTTATAGCGGCGCTGGGCGGTTGTAATAGCTTATATTGACTTTGTTTTAAAGATATATAAATCGAGTGTCTCGGAATATTTTAAATAGGAGTAGACACCATAGTTATAATTATTGTCATGAAAATTAAGGTAGGATTTGGATTTGATGTCCATCAGATGAAAGAGGGTCATCCCTTTATTGTTGGAGGTGTTCAATTGGAGCACCATGCTGGGGCCTTTGGCCATTCTGATGCAGATGTATTGGTGCATGCGATATGTGATGCCATTTTGGGGGCAGCAAATTTAGAAGATATTGGCTACCACTTTCCAAACACAGATATGCGCTGGAAAGGTATCAGTAGCTTATTGTTACTGAAAGAATGTATGGCGCTGATTGCTGCGAAGGGATATACGCTTGGCAATATTGATGCGATGCTGTGCCTGGAAGCTCCTAAGATCAAACCTTATATCCCGCAGATGAAAGTTAAATTGGCTGAAGCCACTGGTTTGGATATCGATGATATTTCCATTAAAGCAACGACAAATGAAACCATGGGATTTATCGGCCGTCAGGAAGGGGCCGTTGCCTATGCGGTTTGCTTGATCGAACGGGCGTAGTTCTGCTCAATATTTTTCGCGTTTAAATTCTTGCTTTTGGTACAATTAGTAATACCTTTGCCAAGTAAGGATTATTGGCACACTATCTGATAGAGTGAGCATTAATGTCTTAATTGAAGTCTACAAGGATCAAAATAATGCAGTATTCAAGTTTTAAAATAGCACAGTGTGTGTAAAATCTGAATACGCTGTGTGGTCTTAAATGAATAATATTTACGTCTGAAATTTAGTGATTAGATGAAACGAGTATCAAAAAAAAATCAACTGACGGAAGCTGATATCAAACGATATACGTTCAATTTTTGGAAGATTATCGTTGGAGTTGTTGCAATAGGTTTTCTGTTTATATTGAGTATACGTCTTGGATTATTTGGGAAATTGCCCTCCTTCAGTGATTTGGAAAATCCAAAAAGCAATTTAGCTTCTGAAGTTATCACTGAAGATCATAAAGTACTGGGGACCTATTATGTTCAAAACCGTTCCAATGTAAAGTATAGCGAATTGTCCCCTTATTTAGTCAAAGCATTGGTGTCTACAGAGGATAAACGTTTCTATGATCACTCTGGTATAGACTATTCGCGTACATTCACAGTCATCTTCCATACCTTGACAGGTAATAAGCAAGGGGGGAGTACGATTACACAACAGCTGGCACTTAATCTCTTCTCGGATGGACGTCAGAAGAATTTTTTAAAACGAGTCATCCAAAAATTTCAGGAATGGATTACGGCGGTTCGTCTGGAGAGAAATTATACCAAGGATGAGATTATTACCATGTATTTCAATACGGTAGACTTTGGTGCCTACAATACATACGGAATCAAATCAGCTGCGCGGACTTACTTTAATACGACTCCCGACAAATTGACAGCGGAACAAGCAGCCTTGTTGGTGGGTATGCTAAAAGGTCCGGGAGCATATTCTCCGGTGCGTTACCCTGATAGATCTCGCACCCGACGTAATACGGTGTTGAACAATATGGTTGCCGCCAATTTTATCTCGGCAGAAGAGGCAACAAAAGCAAAAGAGAAACCACTTGGTTTAGAGCTTAAGATCGCAAATTACGGCGAAGGATTGGCTCCCTATTTCAGAGCGGTACTAAAAGACGAGATCAAAAAGGAATTTGCCAAGCTTTCTATTACCAAGCCGGATGGTACGCCCTATGATCTTGATCGCGATGGATTGAAAATCTATACGACAATCAACATGTCTATGCAGCAATATGCAGAGGATTCACAAAAGGAGTGGATGAAGCAATTGCAGTCTAAATTTTCCGCACAATGGAAAAATAGGGATCCCTTCAAAGGCGATAAAGCGAAGCTATTAATCAGCGGAATGAAGCGTTCTGATCGTTACCGCATTTTGAAGGAAGAAGGTTTGAATGAAGACGAAATCAAAAAGGCTTTCAATGTAAAAGTTCCTATGAATATTTTTACATGGAAAGGAAGCGTCGACACTATGATGACGCCAATGGATTCCATTAAATACAATAAACTCATGTTGCGCAATGCGATGATGTCAATGGAGCCAAAGACGGGACATATTAAAGCGTGGGTAGGGGGGATTGACTTTGACCATTTTAAATATGATCAGGTAAAAATGGGCACGCGTCAAGTCGGATCGACGGCTAAACCATTTACTTACGCGGTTGCGATTGACAATGGCTATTCACCATGTTATAGTATTCCAAACTACCAGCAAACGTATAACGGATGGACCCCAAGGGGAAATGCGCAAGGAGGAAACCCTATTACCTTGGCTAAGGCCCTTGCTTATTCTCAAAACTATGCGACAGCCTATTTAGTACACGAAGTTGGTGCTGCCGAAGTCGCTGCATTGACAAAGCGAATGGGTATAACAAGTGATGTGCCTAATTATCCTTCGATCTCATTAGGTGCTTATGAAGCGTCGGTGTTTGATATGGTGGGTGCTTATTCGGCATTTGTAAATCAAGGAACCTGGATTGAACCGACTGCGATCTTACGGATTGAAGATAAAAATGGTACACCGATCTATGATAAAGCACCAAAGGTCGTAAAAGCCTTAAATAGTGAATCTGCTTATATTATTGTTGATATGTTGAAAAAGGTGGTATCCCAAGGTACGGCGAGACGTATTCAATGGATGTACAAGCTCACCAATCCAATCGGTGGTAAAACGGGTACAACGAATGACAACTCGGATGCTTGGTTTATCGGTATTACGCCCGAACTGGTTACAGGTGTGTGGACCGGGGCGGAAGATCGGGGCATTAGTTTCGATCGCATGGAGTACGGTCAGGGGGCTGCGGCAGCTATGCCAGTATTCGCTTATTACATGCAGAAAGTATATAAAGATTCGAATTTGAAATATACTAAAGGTGATTTTGAACAACCTCAAGGTGGACTCACCCGTGTGATAGACTGTAATCAATACTGGGGTGGCGGAGGCTCTGATGTAGAAGATGGATCTACCGATTCGAGCAGTAAAGACGAAACTAAACTAAAAGATGACCGCTTAGGTTTCTAAGTTATTTTAACGAATACCAGTGGGCCAGACAATAAATTTTTTCGAAATTTGTTGTCTGGCTTTTTTGCTGAGCGTGCTTGATATTAAAACATAATGGACGTATTTGATTATAGAGAGGAATTAAAGAAGATACCGCATCGGCCTGGAGTCTATCAGTATTTTGATAAAAATAATGAGCTGATATATATTGGGAAAGCGAAAGATTTGCGCAATCGGGTCGGATCTTATTTCGTTAATGAAAATCAGCTGAATGGCAAAACACGCGTTTTGGTCCGTAAGATTAATCGGATATCTTTTACTATAGTTGATACGGAGATTGATGCTTGGTTGCTTGAGAATTCATTGATCAAGAAACACAAACCCAAGTATAATGTTCTTCTCAAGGACGATAAAACTTATCCTTGGATTGTTATCAAGAATGAGCCTTTTCCACGCGTTTTTTGGACCAGGCAATATATCAAAGATGGTTCGCGCTATTATGGACCCTATCCTTCGGTGGGGATGATGCATATTGTTTTGGATCTGATTCGTGAATTGTTTCCCTTGCGGACCTGCAATTTGGCCCTAACACAGGAAAATATACGGAAAGGCAAGTTTAAGATCTGTCTTGAATACCAAATTGGAAACTGTAAGGGGCCTTGCGAAGGATATCAATCTGAAGAAGACTATGATCAGAATCTGAGTGATATTAAGGATATTCTGAACGGAAAGATTGCTATGGTGACCAATCGCTTGAAAGAAGGTATTGCTACTGCCGCGGTAGCTCTGGATTTCGAAAGAGCACAATTAATCAAGGCGAAGTTGGATAAGCTAGACAATTATCAGAGTAAATCCACCGTTGTTAACTCATCCATTACAAACGTCGATGTATTTAGCATCGCTTCGGATGAGGGATATGCTTTTGTCAACTACTTGAAAGTGATGAATGGTGTGATTATTCAAACGCAAACACTGGAAATGAAACGGCGTTTAGATGAGAGTGAACAGGAGCTCTTAGCCCTGGCCATACCAGAGATACGGGAACGTTTCAAAAGTCTGTCGCGGGAAATTATCGTACCATTCGCGTTAGATATTGAAGAGAACGAACGGATTCGATTTACAATCCCCAAATTGGGTGAAAAGAAAAAACTCCTGGAGCTTTCGCAAAAGAACGTCGCATTTTTTAGGAAGGAACGTTTGTTGCAATATGAGAAGCTTAATCCGGATGTCCGCACTGAGCGTATTTTAAAACAGATGCAAAAGGACCTTCGGATGAATGTGCTTCCGCAACATATTGAGTGTTTTGATAACTCGAATATTCAGGGCAATTATCCCGTATCGGCTATTGTTGTCTTTAAGGATGCAAAACCTTCGAAGAAAGATTACCGCCACTTTAATGTGAAAACCGTGGAGGGGCCCAATGATTTTGCCACGATGGAGGAGGCTGTTTTTAGACGCTATAGGCGATTATTGGATGAAGATCAGCCTCTGCCCCAATTGATTATTATAGACGGTGGTAAGGGGCAGCTAGGGGCCGCGTTAAAGAGTCTGCGCTTATTGGGGATCGAACGGAAAGTCACGGTGATCGGTATTGCGAAGAGGCTGGAGGAGCTTTTCTATCCGGGTGATCAGTATCCACTTTATCTGGATAAGAAGTCTGAAACCCTCAAGGTCATTCAACATCTCCGGGATGAAGCACACCGCTTCGGAATCACCTTCCACAGAAATCAGCGGAGCCGAAAAACTTTTGTTTCTGAACTTGAAAATGTGCCAGGCATAGGCAAAACAACAGTGGAGAAAGTGTTAACTGAATTTAAATCGGTAAAAAAGGTGAAGGAAGCGTCTGATGAAGACCTAAAAAAAGTGCTTAATCTCAAACAGATTAAAGCACTTCGTGAATACTTTGCAAAGTAACATTAAAATAGAATAGTGCATCAGCCGAAGGTTTATATATCAAAGTCTTCCGCTGATGTATTCCATACGAATTAGTCATCGTAACCGAAACGTTTAAGGTAATTTTTCTTGCTTCGCCAGTCAGGAATTACTTTAACGAAAAGTTCGAGAAATACCTTTCCGTCGATAAACTCCTCAATATCCTGACGCGCGTAGGTTCCTACTTTTTTGATCATGGCGCCCGCCTTTCCAATGATAATATTTTTTTGAGAGTCGCGTTCAACAATAATTTCGGCAGCAATCCGCGTAATATTAGCTTCTTCTTTGTACGATGTAACGATCACTTCTGTGCTGTAAGGAATTTCCTTGTCATACAGTTTGAACACTTTTTCACGGATCATTTCGGAGACAAAGAAACGCATGGATTTATCTGTCAGTTCATCCTTTTCATAATAAGCTTCGTGAATTGGTAACTTGTCTTTTATGTATTGCATTACGGCAGCAACATTATGATTCAGTTTTGCTGAAATGGCAAAAATGGTATCTGGATTTAATTTTTCTTGCCAGAATTCAATTTTTGCTTTGACTTCTTCTTCTGAAGATTTATCAATTTTATTGATCAGTACAGCAACAGGAGAATTTGTTTTGCGTAATTTCTCGAGGACATCGTTCTCATCGTATTTTTCGTTGATATCTGTCACAAATAGTATAATGTCTGCATCGATCAAAGATCCTTGGACAAAATTCATCATGGATTCCTGCAAAGAATAGTTTGGTTTAATAACACCTGGAGTGTCCGAAAACACAATTTGATGGTCTTCATCGTTTACAATACCGATAATGCGGTGTCTTGTCGTTTGCGCTTTGGGTGTAATGATAGACATTTTTTCACCCACTAAAGCGTTCATTAGTGTGGACTTACCAGCATTTGGCTTTCCGATGATACTTACGAATCCTGCTTTGTGTGACATTTTTCTAAATTTTATTAGGATTACAAAGAAACAAAATATATCTTTGTACTCCAATTCGGAAGGATCATAATCTTGTTTTTTCAAAAGAAAAAAGCAATTTTGTTCAAAAATATATTGCGGGGTGGAGCAGTTGGTAGCTCGTCGGGCTCATAACCCGAAGGTCACTAGTTCGAGTCTGGTCCCCGCTACTAAAAGGAAGAGCCGGTTGCAATGGCCGGTTCTTTTTAAGAAATTCAAAATACATTGCGGGGTGGAGCAGTTGGTAGCTCGTCGGGCTCATAACCCGAAGGTCACTAGTTCGAGTCTGGTCCCCGCTACTAAAGGAAGAGCCGGTTGCAATGGCCGGTTCTTTTTAAGAAATTCAAAATACATTGCGGGGTGGAGCAGTTGGTAGCTCGTCGGGCTCATAACCCGAAGGTCACTAGTTCGAGTCTGGTCCCCGCTACTAAAAGGAAGAGCCGGTTGCAATGGCCGGTTCTTTTTTAAGAAATTCAAAATACATTGCGGGGTGGAGCAGTTGGTAGCTCGTCGGGCTCATAACCC
The genomic region above belongs to Sphingobacterium zeae and contains:
- the ispF gene encoding 2-C-methyl-D-erythritol 2,4-cyclodiphosphate synthase; the encoded protein is MKIKVGFGFDVHQMKEGHPFIVGGVQLEHHAGAFGHSDADVLVHAICDAILGAANLEDIGYHFPNTDMRWKGISSLLLLKECMALIAAKGYTLGNIDAMLCLEAPKIKPYIPQMKVKLAEATGLDIDDISIKATTNETMGFIGRQEGAVAYAVCLIERA
- a CDS encoding glycogen/starch synthase; translation: MAKTKILFITHEMSPFLELTKISEITRQLPQAMQEKGFEIRILMPRFGNINERRNRLHEVIRLSGLNIVVDNNDNPLIIKVASLPAARMQVYFLDNEDYFQRKKVFSDEHGEFFADNNERSVFFCKGALETVKKLGWSPDVVHCHGWFSALVPAYVKTTYKDDPTFKDAKVMYSLFNEEFKSTLGTKYAEMAPEGSFKAEDAQVYGDGSYEAIYKGALHFTDMVVVADQNVNTEIVDFARSKDIQVFEPNGDQDYDAFGEVYDQFAPEEVEA
- the era gene encoding GTPase Era gives rise to the protein MSHKAGFVSIIGKPNAGKSTLMNALVGEKMSIITPKAQTTRHRIIGIVNDEDHQIVFSDTPGVIKPNYSLQESMMNFVQGSLIDADIILFVTDINEKYDENDVLEKLRKTNSPVAVLINKIDKSSEEEVKAKIEFWQEKLNPDTIFAISAKLNHNVAAVMQYIKDKLPIHEAYYEKDELTDKSMRFFVSEMIREKVFKLYDKEIPYSTEVIVTSYKEEANITRIAAEIIVERDSQKNIIIGKAGAMIKKVGTYARQDIEEFIDGKVFLELFVKVIPDWRSKKNYLKRFGYDD
- a CDS encoding penicillin-binding protein 1A; translation: MKRVSKKNQLTEADIKRYTFNFWKIIVGVVAIGFLFILSIRLGLFGKLPSFSDLENPKSNLASEVITEDHKVLGTYYVQNRSNVKYSELSPYLVKALVSTEDKRFYDHSGIDYSRTFTVIFHTLTGNKQGGSTITQQLALNLFSDGRQKNFLKRVIQKFQEWITAVRLERNYTKDEIITMYFNTVDFGAYNTYGIKSAARTYFNTTPDKLTAEQAALLVGMLKGPGAYSPVRYPDRSRTRRNTVLNNMVAANFISAEEATKAKEKPLGLELKIANYGEGLAPYFRAVLKDEIKKEFAKLSITKPDGTPYDLDRDGLKIYTTINMSMQQYAEDSQKEWMKQLQSKFSAQWKNRDPFKGDKAKLLISGMKRSDRYRILKEEGLNEDEIKKAFNVKVPMNIFTWKGSVDTMMTPMDSIKYNKLMLRNAMMSMEPKTGHIKAWVGGIDFDHFKYDQVKMGTRQVGSTAKPFTYAVAIDNGYSPCYSIPNYQQTYNGWTPRGNAQGGNPITLAKALAYSQNYATAYLVHEVGAAEVAALTKRMGITSDVPNYPSISLGAYEASVFDMVGAYSAFVNQGTWIEPTAILRIEDKNGTPIYDKAPKVVKALNSESAYIIVDMLKKVVSQGTARRIQWMYKLTNPIGGKTGTTNDNSDAWFIGITPELVTGVWTGAEDRGISFDRMEYGQGAAAAMPVFAYYMQKVYKDSNLKYTKGDFEQPQGGLTRVIDCNQYWGGGGSDVEDGSTDSSSKDETKLKDDRLGF
- the uvrC gene encoding excinuclease ABC subunit UvrC, with the protein product MDVFDYREELKKIPHRPGVYQYFDKNNELIYIGKAKDLRNRVGSYFVNENQLNGKTRVLVRKINRISFTIVDTEIDAWLLENSLIKKHKPKYNVLLKDDKTYPWIVIKNEPFPRVFWTRQYIKDGSRYYGPYPSVGMMHIVLDLIRELFPLRTCNLALTQENIRKGKFKICLEYQIGNCKGPCEGYQSEEDYDQNLSDIKDILNGKIAMVTNRLKEGIATAAVALDFERAQLIKAKLDKLDNYQSKSTVVNSSITNVDVFSIASDEGYAFVNYLKVMNGVIIQTQTLEMKRRLDESEQELLALAIPEIRERFKSLSREIIVPFALDIEENERIRFTIPKLGEKKKLLELSQKNVAFFRKERLLQYEKLNPDVRTERILKQMQKDLRMNVLPQHIECFDNSNIQGNYPVSAIVVFKDAKPSKKDYRHFNVKTVEGPNDFATMEEAVFRRYRRLLDEDQPLPQLIIIDGGKGQLGAALKSLRLLGIERKVTVIGIAKRLEELFYPGDQYPLYLDKKSETLKVIQHLRDEAHRFGITFHRNQRSRKTFVSELENVPGIGKTTVEKVLTEFKSVKKVKEASDEDLKKVLNLKQIKALREYFAK